The Cylindrospermum stagnale PCC 7417 genome segment TTCTTGTTTTCTACATCTGTTCGGGGGGAAAGATTTTCGAGTCCTTCGACTATCTCGACAACGCAAGTGGCGCACTGTCCGTAGCCGCCACAATTGGTCATCTTGCTCAAGAATGTATATATATCAATGCCATTTTCTATAGCTTTGAGCCGGAGATTAGCACCATCTGCCGCCACTATTTCTTTATTTTCTTTCACAAATTTGATGTTGCCCATAACTAATCCCTTTCTGAGTGGTAGGTGTGGCTTGTAGCTTTGTGTTAACTAGGCTTGATTTGATATTTTACTTAATACTATCTGAATATGTTGCAAAATATTAAGAGATAAGAAGTTTAGCAAAGATGAGCAGGCAAAAAAATAGGACAGGTGATTTACCTGTCCTGGGAATCGGTAAGAGATTAACTTACCTAAACCCCACGGCTGCTTGCCAAACAAAAGCAAGTAACAAGAAGAATACGGGAATAACTGGGAGAACATCTACCAATGGGTCAAATATTTGGTAAGCTTCCGGCAGTTTTGCTAATAAAAGTGCTGCTTCCATGTTCGTTTAAATCCACCTAATCCAACACAGCTTTCATATTTGAAAAGTATCTTAACATGGTTTGGTGACTGGTCATTAGTGATTAGTGATTAGTCATTGGTGATTAACTCATGATCATCTCCTGCTGGTTCAGGGGAGTTAAGCCAGTGACCAAATTCGGCGATGAAGCGATCGCTTAATATGGCTTCGCGGATCTTTTGGGTAAAGCGAATGAGTTCGGTGATGTTGTGAATGCTTAACAAGGTGTAGGCTAAAATTTCTTGCGATCGCACTAAATGCGATATGTAAGCGCGGCTGAAGTTTTGACAGGCGTAACAAGGGCAAGTTTCGTCTAATGGCGTAAAATCTTCCCGAAATTTAGCATTTTTCAAATTCCAGCGTGTTCCTGAGACAATCGCCGTCCCATGTCTGGCCCATCTTGTAGGAATCACGCAGTCAAATAAATCGACACCAGAGGCGATCGCGATCGCCATTTCTCGATAAGTACCCACACCCATCAAATAACGCGGCTTGTCAGGTGGCAACAGCGGTGCCGTTGTTTGCACAATCTTGGCCATCAATTCTGGTGGTTCTCCCACACTCACACCACCAATGGCAAATCCTGGCAAATCTAACTTAGCTAAAGCTGTCGCTGCCTTGCTGCGTAGATCCAAATACACGCCCCCTTGGACAATAGCAAACAATGCCTGATCACTGCGGACATGTGCCGCTATACAGCGTTCTAACCAGCGGTAAGTGCGCTCAGTAGCCGCTTCAACTTCTTGACGAGTCGCTGGGTAGGGCGGACACTCATCAAATGCCATAATCACATCCGCCCCCAAAATACTCTGAATCTCAATCGAGCGTTCTGGCGTTAAGTTAATAATTTTGCCATCATGGGTCGAGCGAAAAGTTACACCCTCTTCTGTAATCTTTCGCATTTCACTCAAGCTGAAGACCTGAAACCCACCAGAATCTGTGAGCATCGGCCCGTCCCACCCCATAAACTTATGTAACCCACCACCGCCAGCGACAATCGCTTCCCCTGGTTGTAAGTGGAGATGATAAGTATTGGATAAAACCATTTGTGCTCCAGTGTCTCGCAGTTGGGCTGGAGTGATGGTTTTGACATTGGCCAGAGTCCCCACAGGCATAAATCTTGGGGTTTCTACAGGCCCATGAGGGGTAAAAAAAACCCCTGCCCTAGCTTTGGTCTGACTACAGCAGGCAAGACATTCAAAAGAAAAATTAGCGCTCAAAGCAAAAATAATACTATTTCGCTAAATTATAGACCTTTCTTGGGTTTCTCACCGCCCTAACTAAGCTTCTTTCTGGGCATGAAAGGCAGTTGCTACAACGGGGTTTAGCCCCGCAATGCCTAGTTCCCCAGATGGTTTATCATTTGCTAGTTAGAAGCAATCGGAACAGTCGTCATCCATTTCGGCATCCCATCTGGCTGAGAGCACTTGCTCCATCATCGCTTCTATGGCGCTGACATTAAAGTTACGCTCCCGTCGCTCTTGCAGGGGGGTCGAGAGCGGAATTAGCCGCAAACACATCCCTTCTTGCATTAGATCCAAGTAGGTTTCTTGCTGCGGGGACTGTTTTAGTTCCAGGTAATCAAAACTATGAACATTCAGATACAGGGCATTGTTAGCAACTAGGGTAGACCTTTGGGGGTTTGAAAATACTTCCATCACATCCCCTTCACCCTCGCTTAGTAGCTGATCTTCTTGGGTGTAGATGTAGTGGACTCGACCTAAATCAGTCAGTAATCGCCGCATGTCGAGCTTGTTCACAATGATGCCCGTGTTAATAATACACGGTGCTGGTATCCTGGTGTCGGGTAGATGGTGACTCATAGGAAAATAGCGATTGAGGGAAGGTGAGTGACAACACAGCTAAACAGTCAATTCAAGAGCTTGTTGACTCCCTACATTAAAAAAAATACCAATTTTGTAGGGCGACAAACTAATAACTTAGAGTAAGTTATTAGTTATAGAATACTGAACAAAATGATCCCTGAAGAAGTTGTAACTTTTTCAGTTAATCGTGTTTCTGTGGTAATTGATACTTAAAACCTTTTTTATACACTGAAAACAGCATAACAAAATTTTTCCTGTGAATCCCTGATACAAGTAAATCTTATCTAAAGCTTTAAAATCTACTACTGTTTCTTGTGCCGGAATTGTGAGCGTCATTCGCACCGATCTTTTATGACTAACGAATTGCAGTGGTGGAAACATCTCTGGTTACAGGTTACGGCGGCGATTATTTTTTATACGGTGATTCCCCTACCTTATATAAACGGGTTGGACTTGCGGGGGGTGGCGCGTCTGGCCCCAAGCGTAGGGCTGATGATTGGGGGCATTTTAGGATTATTGGATGGGGCGCTGAATTTTATCGGGATGCCTGTATTTACTCGTAGCGCAATCGTTGTCGGTGTTTGGATTGGGATTACGGGAGGACTGCATTTAGATGGGGCCATGGATACTGCTGACGGGTTGGCTGTGGGTGATCCAAAACGGCGACTGGCGGTGATGGCGGATAGTGCCACAGGTGCGTTTGGGGCAATGGCAGCGATCGCCTTGGTGCTGCTGAAAACAACTGCCTTGATAGATTTGCCAGAAAATCGGTTTTTATTGCTGATGGCGGCTTGTGGGTGGGGACGCTGGGGACAACAAGTAGCGATCGCTCGCTATCCTTACCTGAAACCCACTGGCAAAGGCGCATTACATAAACAAGCGATTCGTAGTTACAAAGATTTGTTACCAGGATTATTGTTGTTGATCGGCATGTCGGGTTTAACTTTGCTGCTATATCCCCAACGCCTAATTTTTGCTGTGGGGATGATATTTGTCGGGAGTGCGATCGCCATTCTGACAGCGGCATGGTTTAATCACAAATTAGGTGGACACACGGGAGATACTTACGGCGCAGTCGTTGAGTGGACTGAAGCTTTATTTCTCTGCTTACTGACAACACTCTGAGCAATTCCCAAAAATGCACCTTTATTTAATCGGTTGCAGCTTTGTCACCTTAAGTTTAAAAGTCCCAACCCCTGTTTCTCCAAAAGACCGGACACGAATGATATAAGTCCCCGTTTCGGCGATGCGGGTAAATAATAAGGAATTGCTGGTACCATCGGGTCCATCATCATTTTCTACCACTGTCGATCCATCAGGTGCCAGCAGTGTGATAATGCTGTCAAAGTTGTCTGAGGCGACATCAACCGCTAGATTATCGCCCTTATTCAATTTCACCGTATAATCACGGGCAAATCCCCCCTGACCTGTGGGAATGTCTTGTTCTGTGAGGGTATCAGAAAGTTCAGTACTATTAGGTAAAGAAATCGGGCTATACAATTTGTTTTGAGCATCAACTGCTCTGATACCTATGCCCATTGTCAGCAAGGTGACAGGAACAATGATGACTTTTCTTAAACCTGCTGCAAAAGCTTTATTCATAAATTTAATACAGTGTTCCCACAAAACACAGGGTAGTCGGGCTAATTATAAGCTTTTCAACTGTCTTTTACGGCAGTGGCAACCGCCGCTAATCCAAGGACTGTAATCCCATATTGACGAAGTGCGTACACAGCAGACTTGGCCGTGGCACCAGTTGTGTAAATGTCATCCACTAACAGCACTGGGGTATCTGGGGGATGGCGATGTAATACTTGCCCAACAGCAAAAGCGTCTGCCAAGTTTTTTTCTCGCTCAAAGCTTGATAAAATATGCTGCGCCTGAGTTTCTTTTGTTCGCTCTAAACCATTTATTTTTAATTTTAACCCAGTTGTTTGGCAGAAGCTTTGGGCTATCAGTGCCGCTTGGTTGTAACCACGTTCCTTTTGCCTGCTGGGGTGGAGTGGGATGGGCACAACCACAAGCTGTGTATCTTTCTGGGGGGATTTTAATAACCACGCCTCTCCTAACAAGTGACCCAAAGTCTGAGCGATTTGGGGTTGCTTGTCGTATTTCATCACGGCGATCGCTCTTTTGAGGCAACCGCCATAAAGCCCCCAGCCAAACACTGGTAAGGGCTGCTGCCACAGATAGCTAGGGTTTTTTAGGTGACAGTTTTGCAGTTGTTTGGTGCAATATTGACAAAACCTATCTGATGTGTTTCGTTGGCAGAGCGGGCAATTGGTTTGGAGAAAAAGGTTGAGTAAGCCTTTGAAATTCTGAGTCCAAGTGTGCATTTAGGGTTGATTGAGAAATTTAACGTAAACGCGATCGCATCTTGCTGTTTCTACACCTGTTGCTGGGTTATAACCGTTGCTTTCGTACAGCTTGACGGCTTCAACTAAAACACTGGCGGTTTCAATCCAAATTTCCTGAAAACCACGGGAGGCGATCGCTACTTCTAGCTGTTGTAACAAATATTTTCCCAATCCCAAACCCCTAACACTTGGTAAAAGATACATTTTGCGGATTTCTACAGCTTTTTCTCCCCGATGGATGGGGTAGTATGCAGCAGTACCAACCACCTGATTTTGGTGTTCTATTACCCAAAATTCGCCGCCGGTTGCTAAGTAACATTCTTCCACTTGCAGCACATCTCGGTCTGCGCCGTCGGGTTCCCAACCCAGACCATATTCTAATAGTACAGATTTAATCACTGTAGAGGCTGGGATGCGATCACCTACGGTGGGGCGTAGCCCATCGCTTTCTTCCCAATCACGAATTAAAAAATCTTGATAATAATCTTGCATCTAAAAAAATTTGAATTAGTAGAGAAACGACAGTAGCTGCCCCTTAAGCCTTTACAGGCAATATGATATCAAACTCAGTTCCTTGACCCAGCACCGAATTCACCTCGATTGTGCCGCCATGTTTCTCTAAAATAATTTGACGGGCAATTGCTAGCCCTAACCCAATACCCCGGCCTACAGGTTTGGTGGTAAACAAATAGTCAAAGATCCGCTTTTTTATTTCCTCTGTCATCCCCACACCATTATCAGCAATCCGAATCCTAATGTGCTGATCATCTAATAGGGTCGTACTAATTGTAATCCGATAGGGATTGGCGGTAATTTTCTGCAAACCGCGTCCTTGATGCAAATCTTCTAAGGACTCAATAGCGTTAGCCAACAAGTTCATAAAGACTTGGTTTAATTGACCAGGGAAGCATTCGATCAGGGGAATGTTTCCATAGTCTGTAATGACTTCGATATTGGACTGTGCTTTGTTGGCTTTTAGCCTATGTCTGAGAATCAGAATAGTGCTGTCAAGACCTTCATGGACGTTGAAAGGAACTTTATACTCATTATCGCTTCTAGAAAAGTTACGCAGACTGTTGCTGATGCTAAGAATACGATCAACGCCCAGCATCATCGAATTGAGCAGTTTGGGCAAGTCTTTCCACAGATATTCTAGGTCAATCGCCGCGATTTTTTCTTGAATCTCCGCCCCTGGATTGGGAAATTTTTGTTGGTAAAGGTTGATCAGTGTAAACAAATCATTGAGGTAATTCTGACAAGGTTCAAGGTTACCAGAAACAAAACAGACGGGGTTATTGATTTCATGGGCAATTCCCGCAACCAGGTTACCAAGGGCAGACATTTTTTCATGTTGCACTAGTTGTAATTGAGTTCGTTGGAGATGCTCGATAGTTTCTGCTAATTGGCGGGATTTATCTTTCTCAAGAGAATACAGACGTGCATTTTCTTCACTCAGATATTGAATGGATTGTCGCGATCGCTTTTGCTGTAACTCTGCCGATGCCCGGATGGCAAACAACTGGATAATTCCTTCCAGAATAGTTGGATGAAACATCGGTTTGCAACCGACAACATAAAGGACACCAATTGATTTACCATCAGCATCTTTAAGAGCTACACCATAATAGCTCTCGGCATCCAACGATGCTAACGCTTTGCTTTTTGGGAAGAATTGCTGGATATTTCTGGCACAAAAGTAGCTTCCCTCTTGCAATGCAGCTTTACAAGGTGTTGGCTCTGGATCATAGCAGTTCATTGATTCCAGTTTGCCGTTCTGCCAAAATGCCAATGAGTGCAATTTTCCATCTGATAATTCTGTTGCCACTGCGTAAGGAACATCTAATGCGAGGGACAAACTTCTTACCAATGCGGTGAAGAATTCTTCACCAGTGCTTGCTGCTGTTGCCTCGAAGACATATTTTAGGATGTTTTCAATGTTGTGATCGGCAACAGATATGTTATTAAAATTTTCTTCTGCTTCAAGCATAACTTGTTACTTCTAGTATAGGCGCTTAAGTGTGTATTCATAATGCTGATTAAACCACACAAACATAGCACGTAAGTTTAGAGAAGCAGTTGCTATCTGTCTAAAGGAATAGATAATGCCGGAATCACAGTATAAAAGCAACAACAAGAATGTTCATCATCACCGCTCATCTGATTGCAAACCATACCAGCCATACCAATGACGCACCGCTAGCCAAACAGCACTAAGCAAGCCGGCAACGCTGAGAGTAAGACCGCTGAATGGTATTAATAAACCGAAGACCGGTAACACAGCCCCAGAAATTGTACAGATGATCGCAGCTAGGGAAGCACGACGGTTTGAACCTAAGCCATAAGTCAAAGCTAGTAAAATCAGGGAAATAAACGTCCAAGCAAGCTGGGCATTGATTAACCGCCCCAGATAGGTCAAAGTCAGCAGACAAGCGAAGAAAAT includes the following:
- a CDS encoding 2Fe-2S iron-sulfur cluster-binding protein; its protein translation is MGNIKFVKENKEIVAADGANLRLKAIENGIDIYTFLSKMTNCGGYGQCATCVVEIVEGLENLSPRTDVENKKFKKKPENYRLACQTLVNGPVSVVTKP
- a CDS encoding photosystem II reaction center protein K, which translates into the protein MEAALLLAKLPEAYQIFDPLVDVLPVIPVFFLLLAFVWQAAVGFR
- the tgt gene encoding tRNA guanosine(34) transglycosylase Tgt, yielding MSANFSFECLACCSQTKARAGVFFTPHGPVETPRFMPVGTLANVKTITPAQLRDTGAQMVLSNTYHLHLQPGEAIVAGGGGLHKFMGWDGPMLTDSGGFQVFSLSEMRKITEEGVTFRSTHDGKIINLTPERSIEIQSILGADVIMAFDECPPYPATRQEVEAATERTYRWLERCIAAHVRSDQALFAIVQGGVYLDLRSKAATALAKLDLPGFAIGGVSVGEPPELMAKIVQTTAPLLPPDKPRYLMGVGTYREMAIAIASGVDLFDCVIPTRWARHGTAIVSGTRWNLKNAKFREDFTPLDETCPCYACQNFSRAYISHLVRSQEILAYTLLSIHNITELIRFTQKIREAILSDRFIAEFGHWLNSPEPAGDDHELITND
- the cobS gene encoding adenosylcobinamide-GDP ribazoletransferase → MTNELQWWKHLWLQVTAAIIFYTVIPLPYINGLDLRGVARLAPSVGLMIGGILGLLDGALNFIGMPVFTRSAIVVGVWIGITGGLHLDGAMDTADGLAVGDPKRRLAVMADSATGAFGAMAAIALVLLKTTALIDLPENRFLLLMAACGWGRWGQQVAIARYPYLKPTGKGALHKQAIRSYKDLLPGLLLLIGMSGLTLLLYPQRLIFAVGMIFVGSAIAILTAAWFNHKLGGHTGDTYGAVVEWTEALFLCLLTTL
- a CDS encoding PPC domain-containing protein codes for the protein MNKAFAAGLRKVIIVPVTLLTMGIGIRAVDAQNKLYSPISLPNSTELSDTLTEQDIPTGQGGFARDYTVKLNKGDNLAVDVASDNFDSIITLLAPDGSTVVENDDGPDGTSNSLLFTRIAETGTYIIRVRSFGETGVGTFKLKVTKLQPIK
- a CDS encoding ComF family protein, whose amino-acid sequence is MHTWTQNFKGLLNLFLQTNCPLCQRNTSDRFCQYCTKQLQNCHLKNPSYLWQQPLPVFGWGLYGGCLKRAIAVMKYDKQPQIAQTLGHLLGEAWLLKSPQKDTQLVVVPIPLHPSRQKERGYNQAALIAQSFCQTTGLKLKINGLERTKETQAQHILSSFEREKNLADAFAVGQVLHRHPPDTPVLLVDDIYTTGATAKSAVYALRQYGITVLGLAAVATAVKDS
- a CDS encoding GNAT family N-acetyltransferase, which encodes MQDYYQDFLIRDWEESDGLRPTVGDRIPASTVIKSVLLEYGLGWEPDGADRDVLQVEECYLATGGEFWVIEHQNQVVGTAAYYPIHRGEKAVEIRKMYLLPSVRGLGLGKYLLQQLEVAIASRGFQEIWIETASVLVEAVKLYESNGYNPATGVETARCDRVYVKFLNQP
- a CDS encoding ATP-binding protein, which produces MLEAEENFNNISVADHNIENILKYVFEATAASTGEEFFTALVRSLSLALDVPYAVATELSDGKLHSLAFWQNGKLESMNCYDPEPTPCKAALQEGSYFCARNIQQFFPKSKALASLDAESYYGVALKDADGKSIGVLYVVGCKPMFHPTILEGIIQLFAIRASAELQQKRSRQSIQYLSEENARLYSLEKDKSRQLAETIEHLQRTQLQLVQHEKMSALGNLVAGIAHEINNPVCFVSGNLEPCQNYLNDLFTLINLYQQKFPNPGAEIQEKIAAIDLEYLWKDLPKLLNSMMLGVDRILSISNSLRNFSRSDNEYKVPFNVHEGLDSTILILRHRLKANKAQSNIEVITDYGNIPLIECFPGQLNQVFMNLLANAIESLEDLHQGRGLQKITANPYRITISTTLLDDQHIRIRIADNGVGMTEEIKKRIFDYLFTTKPVGRGIGLGLAIARQIILEKHGGTIEVNSVLGQGTEFDIILPVKA